From the genome of Phlebotomus papatasi isolate M1 chromosome 2, Ppap_2.1, whole genome shotgun sequence:
GAGTGTACGTATTTGAATATTATTTCGCGCGACTACAAGGATAACACTGCTGCTGTACCATGGTTCCCACGGCGCATTAGGGATCTCGATCGATTCGCCAATCAAATCTTATCTTACGGTGAGCTTTTAACCTGTTTAACTAGGGTTTAGAGATTTTCcgattttacaataaaatttaaatttcaggaTCTGAACTCGATTCTGATCATCCTGGATTTACTGATCCCGTCTATCGTGCTCGTCGCAAGTACTTTGCTGATTTGGCTTACAACTATCGCCATGGTCAACCCCTACCTAGGGTGGAGTATACCAAGGAGGAAACTGAGACGTGGAGGGTCATTTTCAACAATTTAACTGAACTGTATCCAACTCATGCTTGCAAACAGTTTAATCACATCTTTCCGCTTTTAATCGACAACTGCGGTAGGTCCCAGAAATATCTTAAACGCTTTCACAATCGATAACAAACTATATACATACCGTGATTACCGTTCATCAGGTTACCGTGAAGACAACATACCTCAGCTTGAGGATGTCTCCAATTTCTTGAAGGATTGTACCGGATTTACTCTGCGTCCAGTAGCTGGTTTGCTCTCATCCCGGGACTTTCTAGCTGGCCTGGCTTTTCGAGTTTTCCACTCAACGCAGTACATTCGTCATCCCAGCAAACCATTGTACACCCCTGAGCCTGATGTTTGCCATGAACTACTCGGTCATGCTCCATTATTCAGTGATCCagaatttgctcaattctctCAGGAGATTGGATTAGCTTCCTTAGGGGCACCTGATGACTACATCGAAAAGCTAGCTACGTGCTTCTGGTTTACCGTTGAGTTTGGTTTATGTCGGCAGGGAGATGAACTTAAGGCATATGGGGCAGGTTTACTTTCTTCCTACGGTGAGCTCCAGTACTGTTTGAGTGATAAGCCTGAAATCCGAGAATTTGATCCCGAAAAGACAGGCCTTCAGAAGTATCCGATCACTGAGTACCAACCTGTATACTACGTCGCAGACAGCTTTGAGGATTCCAAGGAGAAAATGATGTAATTTTTCAACCAACgtttgtttttcaatataattctAATGCTTGATTTGTTTTCCTGTTTCAGAAAATACGCCAATACCATACCTAGGCCATTTGGGGTCCGCTACAATGCCTACACCCAGAGCGTCGATATTCTGGATTCAAAGCCCCAGATTGCAAATTTGATGAACAACATCAATTTGGAGTTTAGTGTCCTCCAAAATGCGTTTAGGAAGCTGAAGGCCTGAAGGAAGCCAACCCTGAATTTTGTGTTGTCTCTTATTATTATGTATGATGCTTTTCTAGAGTCCAAAACTCGCTTTTGCGTCCTATAAATGTTACTCTGTTATTTTATCAAATATGTGCTATCACTGTTTTATAGCCTCTCTGACCTCTCAATTGATTTGTCCCCAACCCTAGTTGAGATGGGAAATAAAAGACATATTGTCAcacttaaaatatatttctcacAGCGTTTTACCCTGTTTTTTTGAGAGTTGCTAATATGAAGCGCATCTGTAAATATGGTGGGGAGTGTCTCTATTTAGGGACATATACTAATCAGTATTTgaattacaaatttaatttggagtgtttgtCGCACTGAACAGGCGATAACCCCTATGTTTTCCTCTCACATGTCACATCAATTGAATTCTTCCACTTTTTTTGCATCTGCACGAGCCTCATGACGTGAACCCTGGGTGATATGATACTGCTTCACTCGAGAATCCGGGTGATTTTCATTGACTATGGGGATCAGAGACGGGTGATCTCAAATTCCCAGGATCAAACATCATTTGATTTCGATCTGGTGTACCCATTTGATAGGGTGGGACATCCATCTCACCTGGAGGCCCTTGGTTTGGATGTAGATGGGTCGAGGGAACTGGATTCAGTTGCATGTAGGACACCATCTCACCAGCTGCTTGCACAGATCCCATACCTCCTGCATCCAATTCTCCCTGACCCTGCCCTGAATGCTCAATTATTGGTACTTGGTTCTGAGCAGGAGGACCGTGCTGAAGATGTGTTACTGTGCTATTAACGGGCTGGCGACTCGTTGTGGAAGCTGCACTCGATGGTGGTAGGGATACATTAACAATTGATGGCAGGAGTCCATATCGAGCCATCAGAAGCTGCTCTGATACTCTTCTCAGTTCCTCCTGTTGTTGCACAATGAGATGCTGGAGCTCTTCGTGCTTCCGCTGAAGTTGATCCTGTATTTGACTCTGGGCAGGAGTCATCACAACGCCGCTATGGATAAGTTCTGTTGGCTATAAGGTGTAATGGAAAGTATTGGTtcctgttctcaattttttttcaaaagtaataAACTCACCTGAAGAGGTGAGATTACAGTGGCAGCAGCTGTAAAGGGTGCGGGAGCCAAGACTGGTTGTACGGGAATGGCTGTGAGATACTGTGGAGGTTCCAAGAAGGTTGGGCCCATCATTTGAGGTGTCTGGCACTGTTTCTGGTGGACCTGGGAACTAGATTGATTAGGCTGACCCATCTGATGGATTTGAAGACTTTGCGTCTGATGAGGAGTCTTTGATTGATGGGAATTCTGCCTCATCCGAGAACGCTAAATCAAAGATTAATGCATAAATTAATTATGCTTCTTATCAAAATCTTATCAATGGGTCTTACCGAACTATATTGGGTTATAAGTGATTGCCTACTCGTGTGGGAGTCGGCAGAGATTGAAGTGGAGTCTGAACCTGTTCCATGGTAGGTATGATATCTCTGTCGACTCTTGACACTCGGTGAGCCAGGAGTTACGGCGAAACGTGACATCCGGGAACTCTTCGAGCTCCATGGTGAATTGGCCGTTGTTGGCATTTGTCGATCAGTCGCATCCACTTCATCAAGTTCCTTGTCAAGGGTATCATTAGCCCCAGATCCTCCATTCTTGGACTGCTTCATCACATCAGCATAGCTCACGACTCGATGTGTACAAACCACAAATTCCGGCTTAGAATTCCATTGGTGATAAGTGATGTAGAAGCGCGTCTGTAGCCAAATCCATTGCTGGCCTTTGGTCAAAAACCGATAGTAGCAGGATGTTCCCTCACCCTTCTGCATCACTAAAAGGTAATTTCACCCAAATCTTTTAATCTATTGTTATCTCAAATATAAACAGAGCTTTACTATTGCTCTTCTACCTAGGTGTCTTACATCACCAACGAAGAAATATTGCAAGAGAAATCTTATGCAACATCCCACTCTCTGTTTATTTTAATCCCAATATCGGGATTATTGGTGAGTTTTCTAATTCCATAAATAAACCTATAGTATCTGTGATTAACTTACAAGCTTCATGGCAAGTGATGACCTTCTCAAGATCATCAAAGTGGTAGTAGTCGTATCCAGATGTACCTAGAACCTCAAAGGGCAGGTATCCAATAATGGGTGGAGCTCTGTGGTCCAAGAATAGAAATTTCCACTCGAGGCTATGCCTAGAGGTGAATTCACTCTTTGTAGAATCCACAATGGACATTTCCCGTATAAGCTGAGGCGTCTGCAGACGTCCCGTGCCCACGAATATCAGCCTTGTATCTGCATCCGATGGATAAATGCAATTCCTTGAATTTGGAAGCATATTCTCTATGTCGACGTCAGTTcctaataaaatagaatttgtaTTAGTATGCAATAGTGGGAAAATTACGTAAAGTTTATATTTGAACAAATATATGTATTCAAGTTATGCAACAAATTGATCTGATATGATTTCACCAGCGACAAAAGCCGGCACGCGATGGAAAAGCACACGATTTTCACTATCAAAGCTTCAACACTTACTGAAGTATCCAACAAATTGCACTAATTCGTAAGTCAGTCCATCGCAGAAATCATTCCCGCCGGCTCCTCTCTTCAAATGGCACGAAAAGAGGATCTGATTTTCCCTTGTGAGATTATTCTGCAGAGGATCAGTGATAGCTGCTGGATTTAGTAGGACATTGTAAAGTTCTGAATGATCCTCATCGTAAGCTAAGTCGTAGATCGTCATATTGAGGAGATCACtctggaaaattaaataaaagtaatttaaatattctaaaagtACTAGGTATTcaaatctaaaaattttaagtaggggaaagtactctcccttcgaacgttcatgcattcgaataatgtgaattttcttttagttttcctaagatacACACAGTTCTATTAAATTAGTTggattatcatcaattgttgataattccgtgccaatttagtgtaaatctcttacggaaactaaaagaaattcacattattcgaaggcacgaacgttcgaaggaagagcactttcccctaataaaaatAGATCatggattaaccctttaaggacgattggaacaccggtgtcccataaagaaaataatttttcctgtctatctaaagttgtttttttttatgtttgtacgtaaatTGCAAAGTAGagagttgaaggaatctaggatatttttacaagtctccaggtatttgctatatagtaaatttttaagctcaaaaatgacgaattttcaaattctcataatgaaaattaattttaattatttttttttatatttccaattttttttagcaaaaccgttttggtaaaagaaactacaatactcaaacataatatttttcattagagtgaaaattatcattcattggtatcgtcaaaaaaattacttaaatttttgggctatttttgtccctataggtgtctacacattggagctgatttcatcaagaattatttcaagaattttttaaagaaaaattcatgacaaattttcttcaagaatccatctttttgtcaaaaattctcaccaatgtgtaggcaattttcttgaagaacacttcttgaagctcatttttgatagaaatttcttataatgtgtagacaccttatcgctcatagaggaaaaaaatataccgaatcagactctgttggattttttaaggttagatataagacctattactgattttgtttatcggtttaatttttattgctgattttcggtccacaaaaactgtctcgtcgttaaagggttaaaccaatTAAACGGTTTTCAAATCTGAGGATGAACCAAATCGTTGCATTAAGCGAgacctttttataaatttcttatatAGATTACATTAGAACCAGGGCAAATAATTATTGAGACTTTGAAAGATCAGTTGGATCACTTGCTGTTTAGAAATTCAAGGCTTTTGGAAGCGAGATTAAATCTCTAATTTGAACTTTCTATTTAACAGGAGAGATTTCTGGAGAAATATAAGCTATATAAGGACAATGTTTATAAGTTCATTTTACTGCAATTatataatccattttttttcaacttgccaccgtcctggagcttacacggtaaaagatatcaattcTCGGTCTTCGGTGACGCCCCAATAAAAGAACAATATTTCCAGATGTTTATTCATCCCCACAAACCTCCCCTAAACCATGTTTTTAGGTTTCGTTTTTCGAAAACGTCTCCTAcgatttcttctatttttggatatatttggAGGTTcatgcgaacatttcgtccaaactcCAAACATGACccaaaaaatcgccatcttgatttttacggaaagtcaaagtttaaccagtcTTGAGTTCCTACTTTTAAATCGAttcggttaaatttggattctttggaaaggtcttgaaatcagtaaatatccgtaaatgatttatctttctcatatttacattttttgtacgTATGCTTGTAACTTGTGCCAGAACATTCTAgaatgatcatttctttaccagtttttggattttgaaaatttgaaatgcttttgtgatttacgaatttatttaatggatagtagaccagtaagcacaaaaataaaaaataatttatggagGTTTCTATCTCGTatgttcgagcattccgcaaagctgggacgctttgccatttctCAAATTTGGGAATAACAAATAATTGAatagtaaattaaaattattttaaaaatcttataaaattcTGATATTTATTAGCTAAAGCGTGACCACGAATAGATTGTTCCCAaggaaaatgttgcaaaatcaaaaactatataatattaaaaaaaaaattgaaattttactttattgtaatttacttattccctagacacacttacgacttaagccgagagacgacttagtggaaaattatggaaatgatgtctaaccattatttcgagtataattacgctaagccgtctctcggctaatcctcaggtctgtcaaggcccttagatacACTGGCTTtttattcaagttttttttgcagCTTCTTTTCCATGGTTAAAAATCGCTTTAAACCGCTTGATAAATCATTGCCTAAAATTTCAGGGAAATATACTTGGACGGACGAATAAACAGCGTAActtaaaaaactcgaaacttcaaatttccaaaatacGACTccggaaatataaataaaatcgcAGGATTACGCTGGTCTTCAGtagagttcgagtagtaaaattcTTTTCTGTATACGTAACCGGGAACACACTGGTCCTTAAAATTACGACTTTTTCGAAAGATAGAAACTCAATCCTTAATGCCAGATCTGTATTTGTTTTTAAGTGTTCTTAGTTTACTAATTCAAGGTTAAGAACTAAAAACTAAATCTCACCGGAAGATGCCCAAGGAGTGCGGTAATACTTTCAGAAGCATAGAAAATTCTTCCGGTGGACGAGAAGACCATGATGAACCCATCGAGGGCTTCCAGAATGAGATGAGTGAATTCTTCATTGGAGAGAAAAGATGGTTTCCAATCCTCCTGAATCTCATGGGTCCGTGATCTCAGGGCGATCTCGTTGTGATTCTTTAAAAAGGCTATTGTGGACTTGAGCACCGTGGATTTGTCCATCTTCCGGTTATTGGACGACACCATTGAACTCAGTTCATTCACTAACAAATTGAACTGATCTCTTCTCTTTTTTTCGCTCAAGTTCCtggatttcctgaaaaaaaaaaaacatggtcattgaaaaaaaactatatttctcaTAAGAGAGCTTATGACAAACCTCTTGGTATCATCCTTGTCCTCGGTGTCGTCATCCATGGTGTCCTCAAAATCCCTCGAAGGAATGATTAAAGAGTTGGATAACACTTTTTTTAAAGAGGCTTTAAAAATCCTTAGTATGAACTATAAACGTTCTCTATAAAAAGATCACATGGCAAGAAAAGTATCCTCGACATCTGTGGTAATTCTCGTGGctgttttatgttttacttTCGAAATAAATCAACCTGCAAGAAAGGTAAATTTGTAAAAAGATGAATCCTTTGCAATATTCCCAAGGAAGAACTTTTCCCAAATGACGAAGGtgaaataaaaaacttttcttagCATAATGCAAGAAACCTATAAATTAGTGCAACATTACAACTTTGTGTGGTGGAAATCTTCAATGGAATTTCCTTCTCGGGGAAATCAATGGGCGGGAAAAATGCGAAAGGATGAGAGATTCAATTGTGGCGAGGATAAAGAGTGTACCGGGGGTACTGGAGCTCTCAACAGGTGAGTGTGGGTGGAAGAAAAGAGGGTGACTGCGCGTGGCAGGTGAACATTTTACCTGAGAGAGCGACGGGGTTTTTCCCTTGTCTGAACATTTGCAAAGAGAGGCAATTACTGTTTGAATTGAAATCAGTGATTGTCTGTgggtgaagatatttttttttctactccaCTGCAATGAGATAAAAATATCAGAGGTATTTCAGGGGGTGATTTTTTTCAGTTCCCTAAGGCAATGATTGCTTTTGGGAAATAGAATTTTGAATAGCAAAAAGATTGAGGAACGTAGAAAATTTAGTGCTTTATTGAGAAAAAGCagaatgagatttttttgaagaaaaatatcacGAATGaagaatcactcaaaatattttttttgtacggaaaaatatattttttaataatttattatttaaaaaatataaaactttataTGAAATGTCTCGACCTAGAGACTTTCAAGCTACgtagagctttttttttaaatctctaaTAGCATTAATAGAAAGTTCTAGTCTTTCATAGCAATAGCGATTATACTCCCAGGGTGAGAGATGTTACTATTATTTTGTTATCTAATAGTAAttaagttagggtaagtgtaccaaatttcggccatcttgcaatttcggccaccttttttgttcctcaaaattccataaatttttagtttttgcaaactctagagaatatacaatacaaaataatAGCATAAAATGTCCATTCTACGACCGAGATGATATGTGAAGAAGACTTTGGgaaaattccagaagggcacggaactatgagaaccaaggtggccgaaataggccatcaaagctatatctacatttttattcattttaaaatgcattatagctcaggcacaccttttagatcaggaaaatttcatgaaaatgaaattcactttcctttctttctcacacgttttgtgtatgtctatctcattctttcacactccaaattcgattgagctatattgaatttgttgtgacgtttaaaagaagaagaagagtacgagagaatgagttagacatatgcaaagcgtgtgagaaagaaagggagtccaattttgactttatgaaattttcctgatcaaaaaggtgtgccgaagccattaagaataattttaaagaaaataaagacgataaactgtatacaaggttccaagcaacactccttaaaaagaagtaacaaaaaatcaaatttgtattaaaaatattaaatttcaaacttaagattttggctcttgcaagcaactatgccgaaatttggcacacttaccctaagccaTTGTTAAAATAAACCGTATTTTTAGTTAAACTTAATGGTAATGTATGATCTAAATTTTAAACTTACAGGTTCGTCataacaattttaaattcttatgatgaacttcaaaatttcaattcaattacaGATATCTATTCAAACcgaaaagattgaaaaattttcgaTCCCGAGTATGTCtttattaggaaaaattaataaaagcttagttaggggaaagtggggcacctttaaaattgggctttttttctcctgtttttaaatataattaaatcttGTCATAATACAATTTGAAAATCCAGTTCAAAACCGGTTCAAATCTTATTTAGATCTTATTGAATCTTATTAAGATTCAATAAGATTATCATTATCTTTAATGATAAATACATGATTTGTTTGGTAAGATATTTTAGCAAGAGCCACATCCACTGATTGATTTGTATTTAAGGCCCTAGGTAGACTTTCTCACATTCTTTGCAACACTTTTtagagcgtatggcccattcgaTAATTTAACCCAGATAATTTAAACCTAAAACAATCTTCAGTCAAGAGATTTaacctagttcccgaaggtctcaaaatcataaatagcaataattttcattggtttttCGAAATTACATAGATTATGCCCTTGTTAAGCCAATCTTTAGTTAAATCtcttcaaaaaatcttaagtgaTAAGACATTATTGGAGTTAAGTCATACCTATGATTAAGCCTTGGGTCTAAAGTCTTGGGTCTAAAGTCAGTATTcctataattttattactaCAACGCACCTAAACCTTTACCCCTAAGGAGACGCTGAAGACTGGTTGGATGAGGTTCTCTTTGCTTGTGGCATCTACTACCATTAATTTCTTTGGTGAACATTCTTCACTTTCCCTTTTTCCCTTTATAACTTATATAATAATACAAGCAAATCAAGGAAATGAACTCTCTTAGGAtgtaatcctttcaggacaagaAAAGATTTTTCTGTCCTGAGTTCATCTGCTTGATTTGCTTGTACAACTACTTCTGTCAGTATTTTACCAAACAATAGTAAATTGTACTTATGAccgtgttaaaaaaaaaaacaaatcgtaTTAATAAagagtaaattaaatttgttaacaattttaaagaatttaaagtacggatgttatatttttataacacttcagaaaaacgttTACTTATGTCTTGTGTGTATTATTATCCTTTCTAAAGTCGCTTTTTTGGTCACACTAATTTCTGAAGGGAACATGGCCTTAAATAATTTTGGATGGAAGTATTACGGAAATTAAAAAGTATCTTGGAAAAAATGTTATAGCATTCTGAATTTATATTGTTTTGCTATTGCCATTCAAGTAAGTTCAGTATAATAATTCTAAGTAAACTTCAAAATAAAAAGCGGGCTTATCAGGGCAGAATTAGATTAGaattagagttggtaaatttcaagaaatttcatgaatttccgcctaaagtaggtggcgactgctgtgaaatttctgacattttaccatctctaattagaattaaaatttttcgttGCCTATAATTTGTTAAAGACATATTGAATTAGATTGATAAATATCTCAATGAATTTACAATAATTAGTAATTTCAATAATTATTCTTTCAAAGGAAAACAATAACACCCCTCTGGTACCTTTAGGCagtattataaattataatctTACATTCCTTTTTACAACTTTacaatgttttgaaaaaaaagcaagagaaaataatttgaatttgaaaaaggaaatttattcacTATCACGAACAAACcactagggggaggtggggctactttgagctgtgggactaCATTATTATAGGATTTTTTCGCATGTCTAATGGAAATTGAGTTTtaacatgatataatttagatagacaaaataattgtggatctaaataatttaattgtatGAACCAGCTTcttttagaaataggcgaaaaggtcgtataacaatctaggcccgcagctcaaagtagccccacctccccctatatggGGGATTTTCCAAGACTTCTTAGTGCATAACATTGTGGAATGCATTATATCCAGCTTAAACGAGCCCAGAGGGTTTATTTGTCAATAAGTTGATAATAAGTAGTTGATATTGTTTTCTGTGATTtattctacacagaaaaaaatattttgtaaaaatgttcataaatgtttgtgaatccatatgggggacttacgaaatgctcgtaaatcgtataatccacaaacaagttcgtaaaagtttgtacaattttcacaaacattgttcgtaacatgatcacttgacgagcattttttgtacttttagaaacatttgttcgtaaatgttcataaagattaaaaatttacgtaaaaatttgtcatttgttcgtaaatgttcggcaggaaaacaaatatttacgaacaaaagacaaaattgtacgaatattttttgtgtttttacgaacatttacgaacaaatgtttgtaaaagtacaaaaaaatgctcgtcaagtgctcatgttatgaacaatgtttgtgaaaaaatatacaaaatatttttttctgtgtaatgcccaacgcacaataacttttgtatagtaaacatgtttttaacatttcaatgagagtgagtgagatctagatctagtcatctcgctcattctgatgggaaattttgaaaacatatttacaaacaaaagttattgtgcgttggacataattcCTGACTCCAAATTTTGCTGCTTTCAGTAAATTAGGTCTGTATTTCAGGAGGTAAAATAAAGCAGCAAGATATTATCTTTCAATAGGTAACATTAAACATGTTAATTTTGTTAGATAAAATTGCAGAAGTTCGAATAGCTATATGAACTATTGCTGTATTATTGTTTTGTTGAGCAAAACAGTATTGAACGTTTTACATAATGCACTTCGTAAACTTTAGGGTTACAAGTCATTCAAAGTTAATAAAATAACGGTTTAAGCCATTAAGGATGAGTGAATCATATtagtaaaatgggtaaaataataattttactgtTACTTctaatggtaaaaataaaatgaaaaaaaaaattaaatttgatcagagaaaaaaacaaaattcttttttttacatttagaaataggaatagaaaaatattttcttacaaggATAACCAATTCATATTCAAAGGATTAAGATATTCCAAAACTGCCCCACGCTTCCCTAACTTTATATTTGATTGAACTAAAGAAAACTCCCAAAAGCGACCGGGAAATGCATCAAGATAAACGTAACCGTGTGTTGTCTGTGCAACAGTCGAGTGAATCGGATATACAATACGCAAAGTTTAGCGGTGTGAGGGAGGTAGAAAATCGCGAGAATGATTCTTCAGTGTGTCGTCTGTTTGTTCTCGCCCAGAGGTACCAATACACAGAACTCTAGAATCGCATCAATCAATAATTGCTGTTTAATAACTTCACGATTGCACAATACATTGTTATGCATGTAGATGACGTCGTATGGGACGTTTAGGGAGGTCTGAAAAGCTTATGCTGATGCTAATGGCAGAAGGAAGGAAAGCTCCAAGAGGGGAAATTTCGTTAAACAAACCTGTGGATTTTTTTCGTGATACCCTTAAGGGGTTTTTTGGCACATCTTTTTGGAGATTGCTTGGAAGATTTGAGGGGATTTAGCAATCGTTGTAGATATTTTGAGCTTTCGCCTTGACACTGTGCAACCACTTGTGATGCAAAAGATCATACAATTTCCTCGTTTTCACACCAATTTAACAGTCACTTTTGCAATTTGCGACGTCACCCAAATggattatatacatttttcaattttttttagcacattttacTAAATCTGTATTcacttttttaatatcttttgatCATCAGAAATCTTCAAAATCCACTGGGTAGTCAGAAGAAGCACAAAACTAGTGAGAAATTggcaaaatcttgaaagaa
Proteins encoded in this window:
- the LOC129801911 gene encoding protein henna: MYRQNSVDTPQRKEGGSYVIEENESREAKNTCIIFSPNNDRAGILAKTLKIFNDNDVNLVHIESRSSTRGPGYEFFVECDSRSGSLGTAIEQLREECTYLNIISRDYKDNTAAVPWFPRRIRDLDRFANQILSYGSELDSDHPGFTDPVYRARRKYFADLAYNYRHGQPLPRVEYTKEETETWRVIFNNLTELYPTHACKQFNHIFPLLIDNCGYREDNIPQLEDVSNFLKDCTGFTLRPVAGLLSSRDFLAGLAFRVFHSTQYIRHPSKPLYTPEPDVCHELLGHAPLFSDPEFAQFSQEIGLASLGAPDDYIEKLATCFWFTVEFGLCRQGDELKAYGAGLLSSYGELQYCLSDKPEIREFDPEKTGLQKYPITEYQPVYYVADSFEDSKEKMIKYANTIPRPFGVRYNAYTQSVDILDSKPQIANLMNNINLEFSVLQNAFRKLKA
- the LOC129801910 gene encoding circadian locomoter output cycles protein kaput — translated: MDDDTEDKDDTKRKSRNLSEKKRRDQFNLLVNELSSMVSSNNRKMDKSTVLKSTIAFLKNHNEIALRSRTHEIQEDWKPSFLSNEEFTHLILEALDGFIMVFSSTGRIFYASESITALLGHLPSDLLNMTIYDLAYDEDHSELYNVLLNPAAITDPLQNNLTRENQILFSCHLKRGAGGNDFCDGLTYELVQFVGYFRTDVDIENMLPNSRNCIYPSDADTRLIFVGTGRLQTPQLIREMSIVDSTKSEFTSRHSLEWKFLFLDHRAPPIIGYLPFEVLGTSGYDYYHFDDLEKVITCHEALMQKGEGTSCYYRFLTKGQQWIWLQTRFYITYHQWNSKPEFVVCTHRVVSYADVMKQSKNGGSGANDTLDKELDEVDATDRQMPTTANSPWSSKSSRMSRFAVTPGSPSVKSRQRYHTYHGTGSDSTSISADSHTSRQSLITQYSSRSRMRQNSHQSKTPHQTQSLQIHQMGQPNQSSSQVHQKQCQTPQMMGPTFLEPPQYLTAIPVQPVLAPAPFTAAATVISPLQPTELIHSGVVMTPAQSQIQDQLQRKHEELQHLIVQQQEELRRVSEQLLMARYGLLPSIVNVSLPPSSAASTTSRQPVNSTVTHLQHGPPAQNQVPIIEHSGQGQGELDAGGMGSVQAAGEMVSYMQLNPVPSTHLHPNQGPPGEMDVPPYQMGTPDRNQMMFDPGNLRSPVSDPHSQ